From Nicotiana tabacum cultivar K326 chromosome 20, ASM71507v2, whole genome shotgun sequence, one genomic window encodes:
- the LOC142174495 gene encoding uncharacterized protein LOC142174495, producing MPSFAYVANYIVSGIVPNEFSSNKRKKIKRDSMDYYWDESYLFKIWTDDVIWRCVPEEEQLGILDACHSLTYGGHHGGERTATKVLICGFYCPTLYKDASVLVKWCDECQRAGGISNKNEMPLTNILEIDIFDMLGTDFMGPFVSSSGNIYILVDVDYVSEWVEAVALPNIESWSVVDFLKKNTFTRFGTPRAIISDGGSNFCNKAFDTLLSKKANVKMERSF from the exons ATGCCTTCATTTGCCTATGTGGCTAACTATATTGTGAGCGGAATTgtcccgaatgagttctcttcaaataaAAGGAAGAAGATCAAACGGGACAGcatggattattattgggacgagtcatatcttttcaaaatttggaCCGATGATGTTATCTGGAGATGTGTtccagaagaagagcaattgggtattcttgatgCTTGTCATTCTTTGacctatggtggtcaccatggtggggagagaactgctacaaaggtcCTAATCTGTGGATTCTATTGTCCTACCTTGTACAAAGATGCTAGCGTACTTGTTAAGTggtgtgatgagtgccaaagagccggTGGGATTTCCAATAagaatgagatgcctctcactaACATCCTTGAGATTGACATTTTCGATATGTTGGGTACCGActttatgggtccatttgttagttCAAGTGGGAACATTTATATTCTAGTTGATGTGGATTATGTCTCAGagtgggttgaagctgtggctttgcccaacattGAATCGTGGAGTGTGGTGGACTTCTTGAAGAAAAACACATTCACAAGGTTCGGCACCCCAAGggccatcattagtgatgggggttctaaCTTTTGTAACAAAGCCTTTGACACTTTACTCTCCAA GAAAGCTAATGTCAAAATGGAGCggtccttttga